Proteins encoded together in one Pseudoroseomonas cervicalis window:
- a CDS encoding dipeptidase yields the protein MNDQISPRSVHAATLTLDTHVDIPWPETPDPRGVTQRCVDYPKMAAGGLRAVIFAAYLPQGPLTPEGHAAAAARCEAMLRAIRATAAGEDRRIVTRAAELEALRGRGGTGVLLAVENGYAMGEDLSRLALWRGLGACYVTLTHNGHNLLADSAIPRPDLGDGPVRHGGLSALGRQAVAEMNALGLLVDISHVGKAAMLQAVEVSRAPVVATHTCVRALRDHARNLDDEQMDALRASGGLMQITAVPGFLRGPDADGKVRATVADIADHVDYAVKRIGIGHVGLSSDFDGGGGVQGWMSAADSANLTAELLSRGYDAEAVDLLWSGNFLRLMRAAEAVSAAG from the coding sequence ATGAACGACCAGATCTCCCCCCGCTCCGTCCACGCCGCGACGCTGACGCTGGACACGCATGTCGACATTCCCTGGCCGGAGACGCCCGATCCGCGCGGGGTGACGCAGCGCTGCGTCGACTACCCCAAGATGGCGGCGGGCGGGCTGCGGGCGGTGATCTTCGCCGCCTACCTGCCGCAGGGCCCGCTGACGCCGGAGGGCCACGCGGCCGCCGCGGCGCGCTGCGAGGCGATGCTGCGCGCCATCCGCGCCACCGCCGCCGGCGAGGATCGCCGCATCGTCACCCGCGCGGCCGAGCTGGAGGCCTTGCGCGGCCGCGGCGGCACCGGCGTGCTGCTGGCCGTCGAGAATGGCTATGCGATGGGCGAGGATCTCTCCCGGCTCGCGCTGTGGCGTGGGCTGGGCGCCTGCTACGTCACGCTCACCCATAACGGCCACAACCTGCTGGCGGATTCCGCCATTCCGCGCCCCGATCTGGGCGATGGGCCGGTGCGGCATGGCGGGCTGTCGGCGCTGGGGCGGCAGGCGGTGGCGGAGATGAACGCGCTCGGCCTGCTGGTGGACATCTCGCATGTCGGCAAGGCGGCGATGCTGCAGGCCGTCGAGGTGTCGCGCGCGCCGGTGGTGGCGACGCATACCTGCGTGCGGGCGCTGCGCGACCATGCGCGCAACCTGGATGACGAGCAGATGGATGCGCTGCGCGCCAGTGGCGGGCTGATGCAGATCACCGCCGTGCCGGGTTTCCTGCGCGGGCCGGATGCGGATGGCAAGGTGCGGGCGACCGTGGCCGACATTGCCGACCATGTCGATTACGCGGTGAAGCGCATCGGCATCGGGCATGTCGGGCTGTCCTCGGATTTCGATGGCGGCGGCGGGGTGCAGGGCTGGATGAGCGCCGCCGACAGCGCCAACCTGACCGCCGAGCTGCTCAGCCGCGGCTATGATGCCGAGGCGGTGGATCTGCTGTGGTCCGGCAATTTCCTGCGGCTGATGCGCGCCGCCGAGGCCGTGTCCGCCGCCGGCTGA